A single genomic interval of Paenibacillus macerans harbors:
- a CDS encoding DUF4280 domain-containing protein, translated as MSGTYNQAKLIMLSKARINELNTAWRDTETYITSGAYMQCSCGTHEEVLNRVTNNGVYINKNPMMTVRDCKVSTSRIKEGDKALEELEGNIDGNLYSFGYCRSDRHPAFIKGEQTAPGAYRGEVDYDVDSRTNIPGKFIYPCIPEFATSLSGPTADSSMCIQPEWQNGSKTVSIDGVPVLTSKSCLTCVKGGQITFLTNGMDMPPLEFVKHYVK; from the coding sequence ATGAGCGGTACTTATAATCAGGCTAAATTAATTATGTTAAGTAAAGCAAGGATTAACGAGTTGAACACAGCGTGGAGAGATACGGAAACCTATATCACAAGCGGGGCATATATGCAATGTTCTTGCGGGACACACGAAGAGGTACTTAATAGAGTCACTAATAATGGAGTATACATTAATAAAAATCCAATGATGACTGTCAGGGATTGTAAGGTATCTACATCGAGAATCAAAGAGGGGGACAAGGCATTAGAGGAACTTGAAGGAAATATTGACGGGAACTTGTATTCTTTTGGTTACTGTCGAAGTGACCGTCATCCTGCATTTATAAAAGGAGAACAAACCGCTCCCGGCGCATATAGAGGCGAAGTAGATTATGATGTTGATTCCAGGACTAATATACCAGGAAAATTTATTTATCCATGCATCCCGGAATTTGCCACAAGTCTATCTGGTCCTACTGCCGATAGCAGCATGTGTATACAACCGGAGTGGCAGAATGGCAGCAAAACCGTATCGATCGATGGTGTACCTGTCTTAACGAGCAAATCTTGCCTGACTTGTGTAAAAGGCGGGCAGATCACCTTTTTAACGAATGGAATGGACATGCCTCCTTTGGAATTTGTCAAGCATTACGTGAAGTGA